A section of the Castanea sativa cultivar Marrone di Chiusa Pesio chromosome 12, ASM4071231v1 genome encodes:
- the LOC142620896 gene encoding cytochrome c-like codes for MASFSEAPPGDPKVGEKIFKTKCAQCHTVDKGAGHKQGPNLNGLFGRQSGTTPGYSYSAANKNMAVNWEEKTLYDYLLNPKKYIPGTKMVFPGLKKPQDRADLISYLKQSTAS; via the exons atggcaTCGTTTTCTGAAGCTCCACCTGGCGATCCAAAGGTCGGAGAGAAGATCTTCAAAACCAAGTGCGCTCAGTGCCACACCGTTGACAAAGGCGCTGGTCACAAGCAag GTCCCAATCTGAATGGCTTGTTCGGAAGGCAGTCTGGTACAACTCCTGGGTACTCCTATTCAGCTGCTAACAAGAACATGGCTGTGAATTGGGAGGAAAAGACATTGTATGATTACTTGCTGAACCCCAAAAAG TACATTCCTGGGACTAAGATGGTATTCCCCGGGCTGAAGAAGCCACAGGATCGGGCTGACCTCATTTCATATTTGAAGCAGTCTACTGCATCTTAA